The following are encoded in a window of Sminthopsis crassicaudata isolate SCR6 chromosome 3, ASM4859323v1, whole genome shotgun sequence genomic DNA:
- the SON gene encoding protein SON isoform X5 — MATNIEQIFRSFVVSKFREIQQELSSGRVEGQLNGETNPPVEGNQSGDAAACARSLPNEEIVQKIEEVLSGVLDTELRYKPDLKEASRKSRCVSVQTDPTDEIPTKKSKKHKKHKNKKKKKKKEKEKEKKYKRQSEESESKLKSHHGGNVGLESDSYLKFDSEPSVMGLEHPVRALGLPKPPAVMLKSPTMTLGLNESPAVALEPPTMAVEVSEPHTLVALKPTSIGELSELHAALVPEPSTLERPESSVAITLESSVKQTLESPAVMPVPTTTVVPKSSEAHVTASTEYNSRSMLKVPSSEQTKTTLLEPPVSKGLELSETCVVTASDTPAEVHSRSSSTPALELPESSVTEVLRLPEQYTTIPLLSVEPPTTTVLELPKLPAFSIPEMPGPSTTPVPELPGPPTTPVPELPGPPVTSAPELLRTSTTSVPELPGPPVTSVPELPGPPVTSVPELPGPSMTSVPELPGASVTSVPEVSGPSVIPVPEAPVPEVPGSPVASVLEFRGPPATPVQIPELPGPPVTLVPELPGPPATLVYVSELPGPSATPVLELSQDLPGLPAPSMVSELPQEVPRQPTMALEMPQELPGLPVVTTALELPGQPVATVALELAEQPVMTTEPEQPTVMPALELPGQPEVMTAAGLPGQPVATTAPELPGQPEVPELRGLPSVTGVSELPGQPSATVAQELPGQSGALGQPVATVALELLGQPVASELSGQPTVATALELPGQPVATVALEMSGHSVMTTSDLPTMTVSQSLEVPSTTALESYSTVAQELPTTLVGDTSVTVSVDPLMAPESHMLTSNTMDSQMLASNTMDSQMLASNTMDSQMLASNTMDSQMLATNSMDSQMLASNSMDSQMLASNSMDSQMLATNSMDSQMLASSTMDSQMLASSTMDSQMLATSSMDSQMLATSSMDSQMLATSTMDSQMLATSTMDSQMLATSTMDSQMLATSTMDSQMLASSTMDSQMLASSTMDSQMLASSTMDAQMLASSTPESSMLGPKSPDPYRLAQDPYRLAQDPYRLGHDPYRLGHDPYRLGQDPYRLGHDPYRLAPDPYRMSPRPYRIAPRPYRIAPRPYRLAPRPLMLASRRSMMMSYAAERSMMSSYAAERSMMSYERSMMSPMAERSMMSAYERSMMSAYERSMMSPMAERSMMSAYERSMMAYERSMMSPMAERSMMSMGADRSMMSSYSDRSMMSSYSDRSMMSSYTADRSMMSMTADSYADSYTDSYTEAYMVPPLPPEEPPTMPPLPPEEPPMTPPLPPEEPPEGPSLPVEQSALPVENTWATAGTALLSEESALPPEPPVMQTEIPESTISDYSVVAPEPSVLTSETSVTVPEPPPEPESSMTSTSLESHMTQEHTIIGPQAAVLSSGPIAVSETAILTAEPTEPPIVTESVETFEPILASGSISEQIMYLTEVAVPEPSDMTASEVAAPEPTEMAAPEPTETVIPEPAEVAVTGLTEMAIQGPDEIAVQESVEMAVQEPAEVAVQGSAEVVVQGPEEVTFQGLAEVAFQVPAEVAVEEPAEVAVQGPAEVVDQGPAEVIDQGLTEVMVQGSAEVMFQELPIVAAQESAMVMPELTTAFPEPTVVEVAMPEPTVLETSATVPEVTVMVPEPTPMMMESSIMTSEHVIKRTDAASSVESNLSQQATVQEMSVQSSEETNNEKSQLESHSYESIHHVNIVLDVNSPLIAKETEQNTVSATSPVSEIGMEKFLSGSETEINTMLPTCLGEANIVGTVSTTSSHIHELDVKGTTKEIELYAASVTSSVSKTDVEGPLPIQEIEHDMVISTSPSGGSEADIEGPLPANDIHRDVLSANLLSKTDPEAPLSMKDSEHDTVIDISHNDGSEADKETPLPAKNTEHGPVFGTNICDLNDADLVRPLLPKDMERVTNLRTEIEGPLSASGVERDIITTASPVVISIPERASESSSEEKDDYEIFVKVKDTHDKSKKTKSRDKGEKERKRDSSLRSRSKRSKSSEHKSRRRTSESRSRARKRSSKSKSHRSQTRSRSRSRRRRRSSRSRSKSRGRRSLSKEKRKRSPKHRSKSRERKRKRSSSRDTRKVARARSRTPSRRSRSHTPSRRRRSRSVVRRRSFSISPVRRSRTPSRRSRTPSRRSRTPSRRSRTPSRRRRSRSVVRRRSFSISPVRLRRSRTPLRRRFSRSPIRRKRSRSSERGRSPPKRLTDLDKAQLLEIAKANAAAMCAKAGVPLPPNLKPAPPPTVEEKVAKKSGGATIEELTEKCKQIAQSKEDDDVIVNKPHVSDEEEEERPFYHHPFKLNEPKPIFFNLNIAAAKPTPPKNQVTLTKEFPVSSGSQHRKKEADSVYGEWVPVEKNGEENKDDDNVFSSNLPTEGRVKRQGRVRRQMRQPAATHFTVTRCNSLCGTTPQSEQHRIAENSVVTSLPNIGPSLHLWGGSPRYNFSLASRFASRLYSSRFWW; from the exons ATGGCGACAAACATCGAGCAGATCTTCAGGTCCTTCGTGGTCAGTAAATTCCGGGAAATTCAGCAAGAGCTTTCCAG tggCAGGGTTGAAGGTCAGCTGAATGGTGAAACAAACCCACCTGTTGAAGGAAACCAGTCAGGTGATGCAGCTGCCTGTGCAAGGAGCCTACCAAATGAAGAAATAGTGCAGAAGATAGAAGAAGTGCTATCTGGGGTCCTAGACACAGAATTGCGATATAAACCAG atttaaaggAGGCCTCCAGAAAAAGTAGATGTGTATCTGTCCAAACAGACCCTACTGATGAAATTCCCaccaaaaaatcaaagaaacataaaaaacacaaaaataaaaagaagaaaaagaagaaagaaaaagagaaagagaaaaaatacaagagaCAGTCAGAAGAATCTGAGTCAAAGCTGAAATCTCATCATGGTGGGAATGTAGGGTTAGAGTCTGATTCCTATTTGAAGTTTGATTCAGAGCCCTCAGTGATGGGGCTGGAACACCCTGTAAGAGCACTTGGGCTGCCTAAGCCCCCTGCAGTAATGTTGAAGTCACCAACAATGACATTGGGACTGAATGAATCCCCTGCAGTTGCTCTGGAACCTCCTACAATGGCAGTAGAGGTATCAGAACCACATACTTTAGTAGCACTGAAGCCAACTTCAATTGGGGAACTATCAGAACTCCATGCAGCATTAGTCCCAGAACCCTCCACATTAGAGCGACCAGAGTCATCTGTGGCTATAACACTGGAATCATCTGTGAAACAGACATTGGAATCACCTGCAGTGATGCCAGTGCCTACTACAACTGTAGTGCCGAAGTCATCTGAGGCACATGTAACAGCATCAACAGAATACAACTCAAGATCTATGCTGAAGGTTCCATCTTCAGAGCAGACAAAGACCACATTGCTTGAGCCTCCAGTGTCAAAAGGGCTAGAGTTATCAGAAACTTGTGTGGTGACAGCATCAGACACACCTGCAGAGGTCCATTCTAGGTCAAGCTCAACGCCAGCTTTGGAGTTGCCAGAGTCATCTGTAACTGAAGTTCTGAGGTTACCCGAGCAATATACAACAATACCATTGTTGTCTGTGGAGCCTCCTACAACTACGGTATTGGAATTGCCCAAACTACCTGCATTCTCAATTCCAGAGATGCCTGGGCCTTCTACAACACCAGTGCCAGAGCTGCCAGGACCCCCCACAACACCAGTGCCGGAGTTACCAGGGCCTCCTGTGACATCGGCGCCGGAGCTGCTGAGAACCTCCACGACATCTGTACCGGAGCTGCCAGGGCCTCCCGTGACATCTGTGCCGGAGCTGCCAGGGCCCCCCGTGACATCTGTGCCGGAGCTGCCAGGGCCCTCCATGACATCAGTGCCGGAGCTACCAGGGGCCTCCGTGACATCGGTGCCAGAGGTGTCGGGCCCCTCTGTGATTCCGGTGCCAGAGGCACCGGTTCCGGAGGTGCCGGGATCCCCTGTGGCATCAGTACTGGAGTTTCGGGGGCCCCCTGCAACACCGGTGCAGATTCCGGAGTTGCCGGGGCCCCCCGTGACTCTGGTGCCAGAGTTGCCAGGGCCCCCTGCGACACTGGTATATGTATCAGAGTTGCCGGGGCCCTCAGCAACACCAGTGCTTGAGTTGTCACAGGATTTGCCTGGGCTTCCAGCACCATCGATGGTGTCGGAGTTGCCTCAGGAGGTGCCAAGGCAACCCACGATGGCGCTGGAAATGCCACAAGAGTTGCCTGGGCTACCTGTGGTGACAACAGCATTGGAGTTGCCCGGGCAGCCTGTGGCGACTGTGGCTTTGGAATTGGCAGAACAACCTGTGATGACAACAGAGCCGGAGCAGCCTACAGTGATGCCAGCGCTGGAGTTGCCGGGGCAACCTGAGGTGATGACAGCAGCAGGGCTGCCTGGGCAGCCTGTGGCTACAACAGCACCAGAGTTGCCTGGGCAGCCTGAGGTGCCGGAGTTGCGGGGGCTGCCTTCGGTGACAGGGGTGTCAGAGTTGCCAGGGCAGCCCTCAGCAACTGTGGCACAGGAGTTGCCGGGGCAGTCTGGGGCACTAGGGCAGCCTGTGGCAACTGTGGCGCTGGAGTTGCTTGGGCAGCCTGTAGCATCAGAGCTGTCAGGGCAACCCACAGTTGCTACAGCGCTAGAGTTGCCAGGGCAGCCTGTGGCAACTGTGGCGCTAGAAATGTCAGGTCATTCTGTGATGACAACATCGGATCTGCCAACGATGACCGTTTCACAATCCCTGGAGGTGCCTTCAACGACAGCGCTGGAATCATACAGTACAGTAGCACAGGAGCTACCTACTACATTAGTGGGGGACACATCTGTAACAGTATCAGTGGATCCCCTGATGGCCCCTGAGTCCCATATGTTAACTTCCAATACCATGGACTCCCAGATGTTAGCTTCCAATACCATGGACTCCCAGATGTTAGCTTCCAATACCATGGACTCCCAGATGTTAGCTTCCAATACCATGGACTCCCAGATGTTAGCTACAAACAGCATGGACTCCCAGATGTTAGCTTCCAACAGCATGGACTCCCAGATGTTAGCTTCCAACAGCATGGACTCCCAGATGTTAGCTACAAACAGCATGGACTCCCAGATGTTAGCGTCTAGCACCATGGACTCCCAGATGTTAGCGTCTAGCACCATGGACTCCCAGATGTTAGCGACTAGCAGCATGGACTCCCAGATGTTAGCGACTAGCAGCATGGACTCCCAGATGTTAGCGACTAGCACCATGGACTCCCAGATGTTAGCGACTAGCACCATGGACTCCCAGATGTTAGCGACTAGCACCATGGACTCCCAGATGTTAGCGACTAGCACCATGGATTCCCAGATGTTAGCCTCCAGCACCATGGACTCCCAGATGTTAGCCTCCAGCACCATGGACTCCCAGATGTTAGCCTCCAGCACCATGGATGCCCAGATGTTGGCTTCTAGTACACCAGAGTCCTCTATGCTAGGTCCCAAGTCACCTGATCCCTACAGGTTAGCCCAGGATCCCTACAGGTTAGCTCAGGATCCTTACAGGTTAGGTCATGACCCTTACAGGTTAGGTCATGACCCATATAGATTAGGACAGGACCCCTATAGGTTAGGCCATGATCCCTATAGGCTAGCTCCTGACCCTTACAGAATGTCACCCAGGCCATACAGGATAGCACCCAGGCCATATAGAATAGCACCCAGACCATACAGATTAGCACCCAGGCCCCTAATGTTAGCATCTAGGCGCTCTATGATGATGTCATATGCTGCTGAACGCTCTATGATGTCATCTTATGCTGCTGAACGCTCCATGATGTCTTATGAACGTTCTATGATGTCACCAATGGCTGAGCGCTCCATGATGTCAGCCTATGAGCGTTCTATGATGTCAGCTTATGAACGCTCTATGATGTCTCCCATGGCTGAGCGCTCTATGATGTCAGCCTATGAGCGTTCTATGATGGCTTATGAGCGCTCCATGATGTCTCCAATGGCTGAAAGGTCAATGATGTCCATGGGTGCTGATCGTTCCATGATGTCATCCTATTCTGACCGTTCCATGATGTCATCTTATTCTGATCGTTCCATGATGTCATCTTATACTGCTGACCGTTCAATGATGTCTATGACTGCTGATTCCTATGCGGATTCCTATACGGATTCCTATACTGAGGCTTACATGGTTCCACCCTTGCCTCCTGAGGAGCCCCCTACCATGCCACCTTTGCCACCAGAGGAGCCCCCCATGACACCACCACTACCTCCTGAGGAGCCCCCTGAGGGACCATCATTACCTGTTGAGCAGTCAGCATTACCTGTTGAAAACACATGGGCTACTGCCGGAACAGCATTACTTTCTGAAGAATCAGCTTTGCCCCCGGAGCCGCCTGTGATGCAGACAGAGATTCCAGAGTCTACAATTTCTGATTATTCTGTAGTAGCTCCAGAGCCTTCAGTATTAACATCAGAGACAAGTGTAACTGTTCCAGAGCCACCACCAGAGCCAGAATCTTCTATGACATCAACATCTTTAGAGTCTCATATGACACAAGAACATACTATTATAGGGCCACAGGCAGCTGTTCTAAGTTCTGGGCCCATTGCAGTGTCAGAGACTGCTATACTAACTGCAGAACCCACTGAACCTCCTATTGTGACAGAATCAGTGGAAACCTTTGAGCCTATTTTAGCTTCGGGATCTATCTCAGAACAGATTATGTATCTAACTGAGGTGGCAGTCCCAGAACCCTCAGATATGACAGCCTCCGAGGTGGCAGCCCCAGAGCCAACAGAGATGGCAGCCCCAGAGCCAACAGAAACAGTAATTCCAGAGCCAGCAGAGGTGGCAGTCACAGGGTTGACCGAGATGGCAATCCAGGGTCCAGATGAGATTGCAGTCCAGGAATCAGTTGAGATGGCAGTCCAGGAGCCAGCTGAGGTGGCGGTCCAGGGGTCCGCTGAGGTGGTGGTACAGGGGCCAGAAGAGGTGACTTTCCAGGGGCTGGCTGAGGTAGCTTTCCAGGTGCCAGCAGAGGTGGCAGTCGAGGAGCCAGCTGAGGTGGCAGTCCAGGGGCCCGCAGAAGTGGTTGACCAGGGGCCCGCAGAAGTGATTGATCAGGGGCTGACAGAGGTGATGGTCCAAGGATCTGCAGAGGTAATGTTTCAGGAGCTACCCATAGTGGCAGCGCAGGAGTCTGCTATGGTGATGCCAGAACTGACTACAGCATTTCCAGAGCCAACTGTGGTGGAGGTGGCCATGCCAGAGCCCACAGTCCTAGAGACATCTGCAACAGTGCCTGAAGTAACTGTCATGGTTCCAGAGCCTACACCAATGATGATGGAATCCTCGATCATGACTTCAGAACATGTTATTAAAAGAACAGATGCAGCCTCATCTGTTGAATCTAATCTTTCTCAACAGGCTACTGTACAGGAAATGTCAGTTCAGTCAAGTGAAgagacaaataatgaaaaaagtcaacTGGAGAGTCATTCTTATGAAAGCATACACCATGTAAATATAGTCTTGGATGTAAATAGTCCTTTAATTGCAAAAGAGACAGAACAAAACACTGTTTCTGCCACTAGCCCTGTTAGTGAAATTGGTATGGAGAAATTTTTGTCTGGCAGTGAGACTGAAATTAACACAATGTTGCCTACCTGCCTGGGTGAAGCCAATATTGTTGGAACTGTGTCTACCACCAGTTCCCATATTCATGAACTTGATGTAAAGGGAACTACTAAGGAGATTGAACTTTATGCAGCATCTGTTACCAGCTCAGTAAGTAAGACTGATGTTGAGGGACCTTTACCTATTCAAGAGATTGAACATGATATGGTAATTTCAACTAGTCCTAGTGGTGGTAGTGAAGCTGATATTGAGGGACCTTTACCTGCTAATGACATTCACCGAGATGTATTGTCTGCTAATCTACTTAGTAAAACTGATCCAGAAGCACCATTATCTATGAAAGATAGTGAACATGATACGGTAATTGATATCAGTCATAATGATGGTAGTGAAGCAGATAAAGAGACACCACTTCCTGCTAAAAATACTGAACATGGGCCTGTATTTGGTACCAACATTTGTGATCTTAATGATGCAGATTTGGTGAGACCTTTACTTCCTAAGGATATGGAACGTGTCACAAACCTTAGAACTGAGATAGAGGGACCTTTATCTGCAAGTGGAGTTGAACGTGACATAATAACTACTGCCAGCCCTGTTGTTATTAGCATTCCTGAACGAGCTTCAGAATCTTCatcagaagaaaaagatgattatGAAATCTTTGTGAAAGTTAAGGACACACATGACAAGAGCAAGAAAACTAAAAGCCGTGATAAAggtgagaaagagaggaaaagagattcTTCATTAAGATCTCGAAGTAAGCGTTCTAAATCTTCAGAACACAAATCACGCAGACGCACAAGTGAATCCCGTTCAAGAGCAAGAAAGAGGTCATCTAAGTCCAAGTCTCATCGATCCCAAACGCGTTCACGATCACGTTCAAGACGTCGGAGGAGAAGCAGCAGATCAAGATCAAAGTCAAGAGGAAGGCGTTCTTTATCAAAAGAGAAACGTAAAAGGTCTCCAAAGCACAGGTCCAAGtctagggaaaggaaaaggaaaagatctagCTCTAGAGATACTCGAAAAGTAGCCAGGGCCCGAAGTCGTACACCTAGTCGTCGCAGTAGAAGTCATACTCCCAGTCGACGTAGAAGGTCTAGATCTGTGGTCAGAAGGAGGAGCTTTAGCATTTCTCCTGTTCGCCGGAGCCGCACCCCAAGCCGCCGGAGCCGCACCCCAAGCCGCCGAAGCCGTACCCCAAGCCGACGGAGCCGTACTCCAAGTCGCCGAAGAAGATCTAGATCTGTGGTGAGACGAAGAAGCTTTAGTATATCACCAGTTCGACTAAGACGGTCACGGACACCCTTGCGGAGGCGTTTTAGTAGATCTCCTATTCGCCGAAAACGGTCCAGGTCTTCTGAAAGAGGCAGGTCACCACCTAAACGTCTGACAGATTTGG ATAAGGCTCAACTACTTGAAATAGCCAAAGCTAATGCAGCTGCCATGTGTGCTAAGGCTGGTGTTCCTTTACCGCCAAACCTAAAACCTGCACCTCCACCAACAGTAGAAGAGAAAGTTGCTAAAAAGTCAGGAGGAGCCACAATAGAAGAGCTCACTGAG AAATGCAAACAGATTGCACAAagtaaagaagatgatgatgttATAGTGAACAAGCCCCATGTTTcggatgaagaggaggaagaacgTCCTTTCTATCATCATCCCTTTAAACTCAATGAACCTAAACCCATTTTTTTCAACTTAAAT ATTGCTGCTGCAAAACCAACTCCACCAAAAAATCAGGTAACATTGACAAAAGAATTTCCTGTATCGTCTGGCTCTCAACACAGAAAAAAGGAAGCAGATAGTGTTTATGGAGAGTGGGTTCCTGTAGAGAAAAATGGTGAAGAAAACAAAGACGATGATAATGTCTTCAGTAGCAATTTGCCTACTGAG GGTCGGGTTAAACGGCAGGGCCGGGTTAGACGACAGATGAGACAACCCGCAGCTACTCATTTCACAGTAACTCGATGCAATTCACTTTGTGGAACCACGCCACAAAGTGAACAGCATCGAATTGCAGAGAACAGTGTTGTCACGTCCTTACCCAACATTGGGCCCTCCTTGCATTTATGGGGAGGTAGCCCAAGGTACAACTTTTCTTTAGCTTCCCGTTTTGCTTCCAGGCTTTATAGCTCTAGATTTTGGTGGTAG